CCGGCTTGGGGTCTAGTCTCTCTGCAGCGGCTGTTTCCCACAGTCCAAACGAGAAAAACACGTCTCTTCCGGAGACCAAACGTTTTCACCTCTATGCCACGGACGGTACTCTCAAGCTCCCTGATGAGACATCTGTATACGTGTGGGGATATAGTGAGCAACAAGCAAAGGGGTCTGCCGGATATCCTGCCCCTACCCTCACCGTTAATGAAGGAGATCTGGTAGAAGTTACTTTGACCAATCTGGGCACCTCCCAGAAGGGGATTAAGCAGGTCGGGCATACGATTCATTTTCATGGACTCGATACGGATCAGGCAAACGACGGTGTGCCGCACACCTCCAAGGATTTGCTTGTGGGAGACAGCTATACCTATAGATTCAAGGCCGATCATGCAGGAACCTATTTCTATCACTGTCATGTCGATACGATTGAGCATCTGCAGATGGGAATGACCGGGGCTTTTATTGTCAAAGCAAAGGACGGAGCTAATGAGGCTTGGACCAGTGGTCCGAAATACGACAAAGAATATACTTTCGTATTGAACGAGATTGATCCGGTATGGCACAAGGCCGTGCAGGAGGGCAAGAAGTATGATCGTACTGACTTCAAGCCTACCTATTTTACGATTAACGGCAAGGCCTATCCTGACACCGAGAAGGACCCAGGTACGCTCATTACAGGCAAGATCGGGGAGAAGGTACTCGTCCGCATCATCAATTCCGGATACCGGCCTCATGCCATGCATCTGCATGGGCATCATTTTGAAGTGATCGCATCTGACGGCAGGCCGCTGCCTGCCCCGCTTGAGAAGGACACGGTAAATATCGGGCCCGGTGAGCGCTACGACCTGTTAATTACATTCATCCAGGAAGGGGCCTACCCCTTCCACAGCCATAACATTGTCGACAATACGAACCATGGTGTCTATCCTGGCGGCATGCATACGATGGTCATGATCGGTGATCAAGGACCGGCATCAGAGCATGAAGGGCATGGACAGCATGGTGAGGCCGGGAGACAAACAGAAAATGAACATCATCGCAGCATAACAGGAACAGCTGGTGCTCCTGTCTCCCCCTTGGAAGAGTCCCGGGAAGGAGCTATGGTAGCAATCAGTCACATGAAATATTCTGTGAAAGAGCTTCGAATTAAAGCCGGAACTACCGTCACCTGGGAGAACCAGGATCCTGTCTTTCATACGGTTACGGATATAGGAGGCGCCTTCGACAGCCGTCATCTCGGACCTGGGGAGGAGTTCAGTCACACTTTTCATGAGAAAGGGACCTATAACTATTATTGTGCTACGCATCCGAGTATGGAAGCCAGCGTCATTGTAGAGTAAGGAATACAGGACCCACTTCAATAAAAAACACCCTCTCGCCTTGTAGCGAAAGGGTGTTTGGTGCTTAGCTTACGCGTTGCTTTGCTCAGACTTCTCTTCATCCTCGCCAGCCTTGCCGCCGGTCTTCTCGAATTGGTCCGGTTCATCATCACGGATCGCTTTATCTTCTTCATTGTTTTGTGTATCTTTATTAACCATGATGCAGCCCTCTTTTCTGTAAAGTTGTACGTATGCTCATTATTAACCCTTTACAGCAAATTGAACCTGGC
This sequence is a window from Paenibacillus urinalis. Protein-coding genes within it:
- a CDS encoding multicopper oxidase domain-containing protein, giving the protein MINLGTGLGSSLSAAAVSHSPNEKNTSLPETKRFHLYATDGTLKLPDETSVYVWGYSEQQAKGSAGYPAPTLTVNEGDLVEVTLTNLGTSQKGIKQVGHTIHFHGLDTDQANDGVPHTSKDLLVGDSYTYRFKADHAGTYFYHCHVDTIEHLQMGMTGAFIVKAKDGANEAWTSGPKYDKEYTFVLNEIDPVWHKAVQEGKKYDRTDFKPTYFTINGKAYPDTEKDPGTLITGKIGEKVLVRIINSGYRPHAMHLHGHHFEVIASDGRPLPAPLEKDTVNIGPGERYDLLITFIQEGAYPFHSHNIVDNTNHGVYPGGMHTMVMIGDQGPASEHEGHGQHGEAGRQTENEHHRSITGTAGAPVSPLEESREGAMVAISHMKYSVKELRIKAGTTVTWENQDPVFHTVTDIGGAFDSRHLGPGEEFSHTFHEKGTYNYYCATHPSMEASVIVE